The proteins below are encoded in one region of Tolumonas auensis DSM 9187:
- the trxB gene encoding thioredoxin-disulfide reductase, which translates to MTQVKHSKLLILGSGPAGYTAAVYAARANLNPVLITGMQQGGQLTTTTEVENWPGDAEGLTGPALMDRMKAHAEHFDTQILFDHINAVELQQKPFRLKGDNGEYTCDALIIATGASARYLGLDSEEAFKGRGVSACATCDGFFYRGQKVAVVGGGNTAVEEALYLANIASEVHLIHRRDTFRSEKILIKRLYDKVEQGIIKLHLDRTLEEVLGDEMGVTGVRLRNLKDDSVEDVEVMGAFIAIGHSPNTAIFDNQLEMQNGYLKVKGGSDGFATQTSIEGVFAAGDVADHIYRQAITSAGTGCMAALDAERYLDSLAK; encoded by the coding sequence ATGACCCAGGTAAAACACAGTAAGCTGCTCATTCTCGGATCAGGCCCTGCAGGATATACCGCCGCCGTCTATGCGGCGCGCGCCAATCTGAATCCGGTTCTGATTACCGGTATGCAACAGGGTGGTCAACTCACCACCACGACCGAAGTTGAAAACTGGCCAGGCGATGCCGAAGGCTTAACCGGGCCGGCCCTGATGGATCGCATGAAAGCGCATGCCGAACATTTTGATACGCAGATCCTCTTCGATCATATCAATGCGGTTGAACTGCAACAGAAACCATTCCGCCTGAAAGGTGACAATGGTGAATACACCTGTGATGCGCTGATCATTGCGACCGGCGCCTCTGCCCGTTATCTGGGTCTGGATTCTGAAGAAGCATTTAAAGGCCGTGGCGTATCGGCCTGCGCGACCTGTGATGGTTTCTTCTACCGTGGTCAGAAAGTGGCGGTCGTTGGCGGCGGAAATACCGCAGTGGAGGAAGCACTCTATCTGGCCAATATTGCGTCAGAAGTTCATCTGATCCACCGTCGTGACACCTTCCGCTCAGAAAAGATCCTGATCAAGCGTCTGTATGACAAGGTTGAACAAGGCATCATCAAGCTGCATCTGGATCGCACACTGGAAGAAGTGCTGGGCGATGAGATGGGTGTGACAGGTGTACGTCTGCGCAATCTCAAAGATGATTCCGTGGAAGATGTGGAAGTGATGGGCGCCTTTATCGCTATCGGCCATAGCCCGAACACGGCTATTTTTGATAACCAGCTTGAAATGCAGAACGGCTATCTGAAAGTCAAAGGCGGCAGTGATGGTTTTGCCACTCAGACCAGTATTGAAGGTGTATTTGCTGCCGGTGATGTGGCGGATCACATCTATCGTCAGGCAATCACGTCTGCCGGCACCGGTTGTATGGCCGCGCTTGATGCTGAACGTTATCTCGATAGTCTGGCGAAATAA
- the ald gene encoding alanine dehydrogenase: MIIGVPKEIKIHEYRIGMTPASVRELTARGHTVLVETDAGKAIGFTDAHYLAAGAEIIRSAAEIFAAAEMIVKVKEPQEIERSLLRPGQILFTYLHLAPDLAQTQDLLRSGAICIAYETVTDDKGGLPLLAPMSEVAGRMAIHAGATALERSHGGAGVLLSGVPGVAPAKVVILGGGVVGSNAARMAIGMRADVTVLDRSTETLRRLDNEFRGAAKLIYSTTESIEHAVLEADLVIGAVLLPGAAAPKLISAAMVKKMKNGSVIVDVAIDQGGCAETSHATTHSNPTYIVDDVVHYCVANMPGAVARTSTQALNNATLPFIIKLAKMGYADALSSDKHLRNGLNVFRGQLTCAEVGVAHALPTVTAESVLAISA, from the coding sequence ATGATCATCGGAGTACCTAAGGAAATAAAAATCCATGAATATCGCATAGGTATGACGCCAGCCAGTGTACGCGAATTGACCGCAAGAGGCCACACTGTACTGGTAGAAACTGATGCGGGAAAAGCAATTGGTTTTACGGATGCGCACTACCTAGCCGCTGGCGCTGAAATTATACGCTCTGCAGCCGAAATTTTTGCCGCCGCAGAAATGATTGTAAAAGTAAAAGAACCACAGGAAATTGAGCGGTCGCTTCTGCGGCCGGGACAGATTTTATTCACTTATTTGCATCTGGCACCCGATCTGGCTCAAACGCAGGATCTGCTGCGAAGCGGCGCAATCTGTATAGCCTATGAAACTGTCACAGATGATAAAGGAGGGTTACCGTTATTAGCCCCGATGTCAGAAGTAGCAGGCCGGATGGCCATTCATGCCGGAGCCACTGCGCTGGAAAGATCACACGGTGGTGCCGGCGTCTTATTAAGCGGAGTGCCAGGGGTTGCTCCGGCCAAAGTGGTGATTTTAGGTGGCGGTGTCGTGGGCTCTAATGCTGCCCGCATGGCAATCGGAATGCGGGCCGATGTGACCGTACTGGATAGAAGTACCGAGACCCTGCGCCGGCTGGATAACGAGTTCAGGGGGGCGGCAAAACTAATCTATTCGACAACCGAGTCAATTGAACATGCGGTTCTTGAGGCTGATTTAGTGATTGGGGCCGTGTTATTGCCGGGCGCTGCGGCACCTAAGCTGATCAGTGCGGCAATGGTAAAGAAGATGAAAAACGGCTCGGTCATTGTCGATGTGGCGATCGATCAGGGCGGCTGTGCCGAAACATCACATGCGACCACCCACAGTAATCCCACCTATATTGTGGATGATGTCGTCCATTATTGTGTCGCCAATATGCCGGGAGCCGTTGCCCGGACATCAACCCAGGCACTGAACAATGCCACCCTGCCCTTTATTATCAAACTGGCAAAAATGGGTTACGCCGATGCACTCAGCAGCGACAAACATTTACGCAACGGATTGAATGTGTTCAGAGGTCAGCTCACCTGTGCTGAAGTCGGTGTGGCACATGCTCTGCCAACAGTCACCGCGGAGAGCGTACTGGCGATAAGCGCATAG
- a CDS encoding DNA translocase FtsK 4TM domain-containing protein, whose translation MSGFRRIFETGLIILTVAALFMVLSLFTYHPSDPGWSQTAWGGKVHNAAGNAGAWLADLMFFVFGVFAYLIPVLIVALGWAIFWKPYRLLEVDYFAVGLRIIGFIALFLSMSAMGSMNFTDIHNFSSGGLIGDMLYTAILPIFGQLGTTLVLLCLIAASITLFTGWSWLMLAEKIGEAVTGALNFVYTLPSRIVGWFAGKAGYQRVHSDSQDDDDAFSDDDEDDFIPSPAGVDEDFMPHRSAPKFSFSRKTAVVAENDDLGDDKDDSAPVVGERREPEFNLNTAKETSSSRSEPTFTASWSALEDDDDWEPALPWANDKETQPAVVADAPVMPVPVVAKPAAAPTPTPLQLAEQALLEKARKKAAIGDLPAFSLLDTPPAKVQSMSKEELDRIARLVESKLADYNVQARVVGVYPGPVITRFELDLAPGMKASKITGLSRDLARSLSAVSVRVVEVIPGKPYVGLELPNRYRQTVHLREVIDSEAFHNAGSPLALVLGQDIAGEPSVVDLAKMPHLLVAGTTGSGKSVGVNAMIISMLYKATPEEVRFIMIDPKMLELSVYEGIPHLLTEVVTDMKDAANALRWCVGEMERRYKLMSVMGVRNLKGYNAKIGAAIDSGNPIKDPFWRPNDSFEEEAPDLERLPHIVVIVDEFADMMMMVGKKVEELIARIAQKARAAGIHLILATQRPSVDVITGLIKANIPTRISFQVSSKIDSRTILDQQGAEALLGMGDMLYMPAGESTPTRVHGAFVSDNEVHRVVDDWKLRGEPNYIDEILNGEITAENALPGEQTSRDEDLDPLFDEAVEFVVDSRRGSTSSVQRRFKIGYNRAARLIEQMEAQGIVSAPGSNGQREVLAPASMRD comes from the coding sequence ATGTCAGGTTTTCGGCGAATTTTTGAGACGGGGCTAATAATTTTAACGGTAGCCGCGTTATTCATGGTGCTTTCATTATTTACCTATCATCCCTCTGATCCGGGGTGGTCTCAGACTGCCTGGGGCGGCAAAGTGCATAATGCAGCCGGTAATGCCGGTGCATGGCTGGCCGATCTGATGTTTTTCGTTTTCGGGGTCTTTGCTTATCTGATCCCCGTGCTGATTGTGGCTCTTGGCTGGGCTATTTTCTGGAAACCGTACCGTCTGCTGGAAGTGGATTACTTCGCGGTCGGCTTACGCATTATCGGTTTTATTGCGTTATTCCTGTCAATGTCTGCCATGGGAAGTATGAATTTCACTGATATTCATAATTTCTCATCCGGCGGCCTGATTGGTGACATGCTTTACACCGCGATCCTGCCTATCTTCGGGCAATTAGGAACAACGCTGGTACTGCTTTGTCTGATCGCAGCCAGTATTACCTTATTTACCGGCTGGTCATGGCTGATGCTGGCAGAAAAAATCGGTGAAGCTGTAACCGGCGCACTGAATTTTGTTTATACCCTGCCAAGCCGGATTGTTGGCTGGTTCGCCGGTAAAGCCGGTTATCAGCGTGTCCATTCCGATTCACAGGATGACGACGATGCATTCAGTGATGATGACGAAGATGATTTCATTCCTTCACCGGCGGGTGTGGATGAAGATTTTATGCCGCACCGCAGCGCACCGAAATTTTCTTTCAGCCGCAAAACGGCGGTCGTGGCTGAAAATGACGATCTGGGTGATGACAAAGACGATAGCGCTCCGGTTGTTGGCGAGCGCCGTGAACCGGAATTTAATCTGAATACGGCAAAGGAAACATCCTCGTCGCGTAGTGAGCCAACCTTTACTGCCAGCTGGTCAGCATTAGAAGACGATGATGATTGGGAACCTGCGCTGCCTTGGGCTAACGATAAAGAAACCCAGCCTGCAGTCGTGGCAGATGCACCTGTGATGCCGGTGCCTGTGGTTGCCAAACCAGCCGCAGCTCCGACTCCGACACCATTGCAACTGGCTGAACAGGCTCTGCTCGAAAAAGCCCGTAAAAAGGCCGCCATTGGTGACTTACCTGCATTCTCGCTGCTGGATACACCACCAGCCAAAGTACAGAGTATGAGTAAAGAAGAGCTGGATCGCATCGCTCGTCTGGTTGAGTCGAAACTGGCTGATTACAACGTTCAGGCCCGGGTCGTCGGTGTTTATCCAGGTCCTGTTATTACCCGCTTTGAGCTTGATCTGGCACCGGGTATGAAAGCCAGCAAAATTACCGGTCTGTCACGCGATCTTGCTCGCTCGCTGTCTGCAGTGAGTGTCCGTGTGGTTGAAGTGATTCCGGGTAAACCGTATGTTGGTCTGGAGTTGCCGAACCGGTATCGCCAGACAGTACATCTGCGGGAAGTCATTGATAGTGAAGCGTTCCATAATGCCGGTAGTCCGCTGGCGTTAGTTCTGGGGCAGGATATTGCCGGTGAACCGTCAGTTGTTGATTTGGCAAAAATGCCGCATCTGCTGGTAGCGGGTACAACCGGTTCTGGTAAATCAGTCGGCGTTAACGCCATGATTATCTCCATGTTGTATAAAGCGACACCGGAAGAAGTCCGCTTCATTATGATCGACCCGAAAATGCTGGAATTGTCGGTCTACGAAGGTATTCCGCATCTGCTGACCGAAGTGGTCACCGACATGAAAGATGCAGCCAATGCGCTGCGCTGGTGTGTTGGTGAGATGGAGCGCCGTTACAAGCTGATGTCAGTAATGGGGGTTCGTAACCTGAAAGGCTACAACGCCAAAATTGGCGCTGCTATTGACTCCGGTAATCCAATTAAAGATCCATTCTGGCGTCCGAATGATTCCTTTGAGGAAGAAGCACCGGATCTGGAACGTCTGCCGCACATCGTCGTTATTGTCGATGAATTCGCCGATATGATGATGATGGTGGGTAAAAAGGTTGAAGAGCTGATTGCGCGTATTGCGCAGAAAGCGCGAGCTGCCGGTATCCACCTGATTCTGGCAACCCAGCGTCCATCGGTGGACGTGATCACCGGTCTGATCAAAGCGAATATCCCGACCCGTATTTCATTCCAGGTATCGTCGAAGATTGACTCGCGTACCATTCTGGATCAGCAGGGGGCAGAAGCGCTGCTGGGGATGGGGGATATGTTGTATATGCCGGCCGGCGAAAGTACGCCAACCCGTGTGCATGGTGCATTTGTCAGCGATAACGAAGTGCATCGTGTAGTTGATGACTGGAAACTGCGCGGTGAACCGAATTATATTGATGAAATCCTGAATGGTGAGATCACGGCAGAGAATGCGCTGCCGGGTGAACAAACCAGCCGGGATGAAGATTTGGATCCATTGTTTGATGAAGCGGTTGAATTTGTTGTAGATTCACGCCGTGGTTCAACTTCCAGTGTTCAGCGTCGTTTCAAAATCGGTTATAACCGGGCTGCTCGTTTGATTGAGCAGATGGAAGCACAGGGAATTGTCAGTGCACCAGGCAGTAACGGGCAACGTGAAGTATTGGCGCCCGCATCTATGAGAGACTGA
- the serS gene encoding serine--tRNA ligase → MLDPKFLRSDIETAAERLALRGYKLDVATINALEEQRKVLQTRTQELQAERNARSKAIGEAKRLGQDVAPLMAQVGSLGSELEQCKKQQDEILEQLRQIALLVPNLPADTVPVGKDESENVEVRRWGTPRQFDFEIKDHVAVGEDNGGLDFATATKISGSRFVVLKGQIARMHRALAQFMLDLHTQQHGYTECYVPYLVNADSLLGTGQLPKFAEDLFHTAINGEGDEEGKVRKFSLIPTAEVPLTNIARDEIYDEKALPVKMTAHSPCFRSEAGSYGRDTRGLIRMHQFDKVEMVQLVHPEKSWDALEEMVGHAEKVLQLLGLPYRVVSLCTGDMGFSAAKTYDLEVWLPAQNTYREISSCSNCTDFQARRMQARVRGADSKPQLLHTLNGSGLAVGRTLVAVLENYQQADGRIEVPEVLRPYMSGLTHIG, encoded by the coding sequence ATGCTTGATCCTAAATTTCTGCGTAGTGACATCGAAACAGCAGCTGAGCGTCTGGCTCTGCGTGGCTATAAACTGGATGTGGCTACTATTAATGCGCTGGAAGAACAGCGTAAAGTGCTTCAGACCCGTACCCAGGAACTGCAGGCGGAACGTAATGCCCGCTCTAAAGCAATTGGTGAAGCTAAACGTCTTGGTCAGGATGTTGCGCCATTGATGGCTCAGGTTGGTTCACTGGGCAGTGAGCTGGAGCAGTGCAAAAAGCAGCAGGATGAAATCCTGGAGCAACTGCGTCAGATCGCATTGCTGGTGCCTAACCTGCCGGCAGACACGGTACCGGTTGGTAAAGACGAAAGTGAAAACGTGGAAGTTCGCCGCTGGGGTACACCGCGTCAGTTTGATTTTGAAATCAAAGATCACGTTGCTGTCGGCGAAGATAACGGTGGTCTGGATTTCGCAACTGCGACCAAAATTTCCGGTTCCCGCTTTGTGGTACTGAAAGGGCAAATTGCCCGCATGCACCGCGCCTTAGCACAGTTCATGCTTGATCTGCACACGCAGCAACATGGCTATACCGAATGCTATGTGCCGTATCTGGTGAATGCCGATAGTCTGCTGGGCACCGGCCAACTGCCGAAGTTTGCCGAAGATCTGTTCCACACCGCGATCAACGGTGAAGGTGATGAAGAGGGCAAAGTCCGTAAGTTCTCGCTGATCCCGACGGCAGAAGTGCCGCTGACCAATATCGCGCGTGATGAAATTTATGACGAGAAAGCATTGCCGGTGAAAATGACTGCGCACAGTCCATGCTTCCGTTCCGAAGCCGGTTCTTACGGTCGTGACACCCGTGGTCTGATCCGTATGCACCAGTTCGACAAAGTGGAAATGGTACAGCTGGTTCATCCGGAAAAATCATGGGATGCACTGGAAGAGATGGTGGGGCATGCCGAGAAAGTATTGCAGCTGTTAGGCCTGCCATACCGTGTTGTATCACTGTGCACCGGTGATATGGGCTTCTCTGCCGCCAAGACTTACGATCTGGAAGTCTGGTTGCCGGCACAGAATACCTACCGTGAAATTTCTTCCTGCTCTAACTGTACTGACTTCCAGGCGCGCCGCATGCAGGCTCGTGTGCGTGGTGCTGACAGCAAACCACAACTGCTGCATACGCTGAATGGTTCTGGTCTGGCAGTTGGCCGTACTCTGGTTGCGGTACTGGAAAATTACCAGCAAGCTGATGGCCGTATCGAAGTGCCGGAAGTGCTGCGTCCTTATATGAGCGGCCTGACTCACATCGGTTGA
- the aat gene encoding leucyl/phenylalanyl-tRNA--protein transferase: MTIYLTELDSTLYFPSPEEALTEPNGLLAIGGDLSPARLLTAYYNGIFPWFSPYQPILWWSPDPRGVLPVAQLHISRSLRKTLNKTSLRFTVNHAFMDVVTACAAPRRYSEDTWITSEFMQSYAVLHEMGQAHSVEVWDNDQLVGGLYGLSVGKLFCGESMFHRQTDASKLALVALCRHLSRYDAPLIDCQMQNSYLETMGVQEWPRAEFLRQLAQLREQSFPAECWQPQVLTL; this comes from the coding sequence ATGACGATTTATCTGACTGAACTGGACTCCACACTGTATTTTCCTTCACCGGAAGAGGCATTGACCGAGCCCAACGGACTGCTGGCAATTGGCGGAGACCTGTCCCCGGCCCGGTTATTAACCGCTTACTATAATGGTATTTTCCCCTGGTTCAGCCCGTATCAGCCCATTCTCTGGTGGTCACCCGATCCCCGTGGGGTCTTACCGGTGGCGCAACTGCATATCAGCCGTTCATTACGGAAAACGCTGAACAAAACGTCACTGCGGTTTACGGTTAACCACGCGTTTATGGATGTCGTCACTGCCTGTGCCGCGCCACGACGCTATTCAGAAGACACCTGGATCACCAGTGAGTTTATGCAGTCGTATGCGGTATTGCATGAGATGGGACAGGCGCATTCAGTCGAAGTCTGGGATAACGACCAGCTGGTGGGCGGCTTGTATGGTCTCAGCGTAGGTAAACTATTTTGTGGTGAATCCATGTTTCACCGGCAGACGGATGCATCAAAACTGGCGCTGGTCGCGTTATGCCGGCACCTTTCCCGTTATGATGCCCCCTTAATTGATTGTCAGATGCAGAACAGTTACCTCGAAACCATGGGGGTACAGGAATGGCCCCGGGCAGAATTTTTACGCCAGCTGGCTCAGTTGCGCGAACAATCATTTCCGGCTGAATGCTGGCAACCGCAGGTACTGACATTATGA
- the lolA gene encoding outer membrane lipoprotein chaperone LolA → MRIMAKWCAAGLTACVWSLSFNALADDSAALKKKLASFRQFSAHFEQEVLDAQGKPLQKGSGEMVLQRPDHFRWEAKQPDDNLILSDGKAVWLYDPFVEQVTVMSLSKAVINTPFLLISSTDDKIWNNYLIDQDGSAFTITSKKKDQRIESLRMVFDSQNRISRMEVNEAQGQRSEFTLSSFNTKPVIKSDTFNFKAPEGVTVDDQR, encoded by the coding sequence ATGAGAATAATGGCTAAGTGGTGTGCTGCAGGCTTAACCGCCTGTGTCTGGTCGTTAAGTTTTAATGCGCTGGCAGATGACAGCGCAGCACTTAAGAAAAAACTGGCAAGCTTTCGTCAGTTCAGTGCACATTTTGAGCAGGAAGTGCTGGATGCTCAGGGTAAGCCATTACAGAAAGGCAGTGGTGAGATGGTGCTGCAACGCCCGGATCATTTCCGCTGGGAAGCGAAGCAACCGGATGACAACCTGATCCTGTCGGATGGGAAAGCGGTATGGCTGTATGATCCATTTGTGGAACAGGTAACAGTCATGAGCCTGAGCAAGGCGGTGATTAATACACCGTTTCTGCTGATTTCAAGCACCGATGACAAGATCTGGAATAACTACCTGATCGATCAGGATGGTTCAGCATTTACTATCACCAGTAAGAAAAAAGATCAGCGCATCGAATCATTGCGCATGGTATTTGACAGTCAGAACCGTATTTCCCGTATGGAAGTGAATGAGGCTCAGGGGCAGCGTAGTGAGTTTACTCTGTCATCCTTTAATACCAAGCCGGTTATCAAATCTGATACTTTCAACTTCAAAGCACCGGAAGGTGTAACGGTTGATGATCAACGCTGA
- a CDS encoding arginyltransferase: protein MNPTPLRVGITPAHTCSYLPEQYEQLIVLMDDNYRTASGYEALLQAGFRRSGNDIYRPHCTQCSACQSLRIKAAEFAPSRKQRRVLHKNSDISWQLNDTDKPAYYALYERYIQQRHFDGSMYPPSYSQYKQFLFSDWLNPVFLEFYQRDKLIAVAVTDALPDSLSAMYTFYDPEFEARSLGTYAILTQLQLALHMGRTYLYLGYQVDNCKKMNYKSSYLPHERLENKVWKKYTIPTDRTLHNQLNPA from the coding sequence ATGAATCCGACGCCATTGCGGGTTGGTATAACTCCCGCGCATACCTGCAGTTACCTGCCGGAACAATATGAGCAGCTTATTGTGCTGATGGATGACAACTATCGGACTGCATCCGGTTATGAGGCTCTGCTGCAAGCTGGTTTCCGGCGTAGTGGTAATGATATCTACCGCCCGCATTGCACCCAATGCTCAGCCTGCCAGTCATTACGGATTAAGGCCGCTGAGTTTGCACCCAGCCGTAAACAGCGCCGGGTGTTACACAAAAACAGTGATATCAGCTGGCAATTAAATGATACCGATAAACCGGCTTATTACGCACTGTATGAGCGTTATATCCAGCAACGACATTTTGATGGCAGCATGTATCCGCCCAGCTACAGCCAATACAAACAGTTTCTTTTTTCTGACTGGTTGAATCCTGTTTTTCTGGAGTTTTATCAGAGAGATAAATTAATTGCTGTCGCTGTCACCGATGCATTACCGGATAGCCTGAGCGCTATGTACACTTTTTATGATCCGGAGTTTGAGGCCCGTTCTCTCGGCACTTATGCCATCTTGACGCAGTTACAGCTGGCACTGCACATGGGCCGGACTTATCTCTATCTGGGCTATCAGGTCGACAACTGCAAGAAGATGAATTACAAATCCAGTTACCTGCCACATGAGCGTCTGGAAAATAAAGTCTGGAAAAAATACACCATTCCGACTGACCGAACTTTACACAACCAGTTAAATCCGGCATGA
- a CDS encoding replication-associated recombination protein A, whose protein sequence is MSNLSLDFAADFRPLAARMRPERLDQYIGQSHLLAEGKPLRRAIEAGHCHSMILWGPPGTGKTTLAELMARYCQADVERISAVTSGVKEIRAAIDRAKDNSYRARRTLLFVDEVHRFNKSQQDAFLPHIEDGTIIFVGATTENPSFELNNALLSRARVYLLKRLTDEEIYQVVQQALTDPRGLASEQLQFDEGVLKALVQLVDGDARKALNYLELLNDMADSQSGIKHIDRHLLAAVSGEKVARFDNQGDVYYDLISAFHKSIRGSDPQAGLYWYARIVAAGGDPLYVARRLLAIASEDIGNADPNAMRVALAAWDCFERVGPAEGERAIAQAVVYLACAPKSNAVYVAWKAALQDAKTQPDYEVPPHLRNAPTKLMASLGYGEEYRYAHNEPGAYAAGECYFPPEMEGREYYMPSERGAEKQIAQKLNYLADLDAQTTFQRYPKSRS, encoded by the coding sequence ATGAGTAATCTGTCGCTGGATTTTGCTGCTGATTTTCGCCCTCTGGCTGCACGTATGCGGCCGGAGCGGTTAGATCAGTATATCGGGCAGAGTCATTTGCTGGCCGAAGGCAAACCACTGCGACGGGCGATAGAAGCGGGGCATTGTCACTCGATGATCCTGTGGGGGCCGCCCGGTACCGGTAAAACGACATTGGCCGAGTTGATGGCCCGTTATTGCCAGGCGGATGTGGAACGGATTTCCGCAGTGACCTCCGGGGTGAAAGAGATCCGTGCCGCGATTGATCGTGCCAAAGACAATAGTTACCGTGCACGGCGTACCTTACTGTTCGTCGATGAAGTGCACCGCTTCAATAAAAGCCAGCAAGATGCTTTTTTGCCGCACATTGAAGATGGCACCATCATCTTTGTGGGCGCCACCACTGAAAACCCTTCATTTGAACTCAATAACGCACTGTTATCACGTGCGCGGGTTTATCTGCTGAAACGACTGACGGATGAAGAAATTTATCAGGTGGTGCAGCAGGCGCTGACTGATCCGCGTGGTCTGGCGAGCGAACAATTGCAGTTTGATGAAGGCGTATTGAAAGCGCTGGTGCAACTGGTTGATGGTGATGCCCGGAAAGCACTGAACTATCTTGAATTGCTGAATGATATGGCGGATAGCCAGAGCGGTATAAAACATATTGACCGTCATCTGCTGGCCGCGGTATCCGGGGAAAAGGTTGCGCGTTTTGATAATCAGGGCGATGTCTATTACGATCTGATTTCCGCTTTTCATAAATCAATTCGTGGTTCTGATCCGCAGGCCGGACTTTACTGGTATGCGCGGATTGTGGCTGCCGGTGGTGATCCGTTGTATGTCGCCCGGCGTTTGCTGGCGATTGCTTCAGAAGATATTGGCAATGCTGATCCAAATGCGATGCGCGTTGCTCTGGCTGCCTGGGACTGTTTTGAACGGGTAGGGCCGGCAGAAGGGGAACGGGCTATTGCGCAGGCGGTTGTTTATCTTGCCTGTGCGCCGAAAAGTAATGCGGTCTACGTTGCCTGGAAAGCAGCATTACAGGATGCGAAGACACAACCTGATTATGAAGTGCCGCCACATCTGCGGAATGCGCCGACTAAACTGATGGCATCCCTGGGCTACGGTGAAGAATATCGCTATGCCCACAATGAGCCGGGTGCCTATGCCGCCGGTGAATGTTATTTCCCGCCAGAGATGGAAGGTCGTGAATATTACATGCCGTCAGAACGGGGCGCTGAGAAACAGATCGCACAAAAATTAAACTATCTGGCGGATCTGGATGCTCAGACCACTTTCCAGCGTTATCCTAAATCCCGTTCCTGA
- the infA gene encoding translation initiation factor IF-1 — protein MSKEDSIEMQGTILETLPNTMFRVELENGHVVTAHISGKMRKNYIRILTGDKVTVQLTPYDLSKGRIVFRSR, from the coding sequence ATGTCTAAAGAAGACAGTATCGAGATGCAAGGGACGATTCTGGAGACCCTGCCTAATACAATGTTCCGTGTTGAACTTGAAAACGGTCACGTGGTAACGGCTCATATCTCCGGCAAAATGCGCAAAAACTACATCCGTATTCTGACCGGTGACAAAGTAACAGTGCAGCTGACTCCCTACGACCTGTCCAAAGGTCGCATCGTATTCCGTTCTCGTTAA
- the lrp gene encoding leucine-responsive transcriptional regulator Lrp — translation MLEEQIRLRDLDRIDRNILNELQKDGRISNVELSKRVGLSPTPCLERVRRLERQGFIEGYTAILNPHYLEASLLVFVEITLQKGAPDVFEEFNKAVLSLEEIQECHLVSGDFDYLLKTRVPDMSAYRRLLGETLLRLPGVSDTRTYVVMEEVKQTSRLVINTR, via the coding sequence ATGCTGGAAGAACAGATCAGACTCAGGGATTTGGATCGTATAGATAGAAACATCCTGAATGAACTGCAAAAAGATGGCCGAATCTCTAATGTCGAGCTGTCCAAACGCGTCGGATTGAGCCCGACTCCTTGTCTGGAGCGCGTAAGACGTCTTGAAAGACAAGGCTTTATTGAGGGTTATACTGCAATTCTTAACCCGCACTATCTGGAGGCATCGCTGCTGGTGTTTGTTGAGATCACTCTGCAGAAAGGCGCACCGGATGTATTCGAAGAGTTCAATAAAGCCGTTCTGTCATTAGAAGAAATACAGGAATGCCATCTGGTTTCTGGTGATTTCGACTATTTGTTAAAGACGCGTGTTCCTGATATGTCTGCATATCGCCGCTTGTTGGGTGAAACTCTGCTGCGCTTACCTGGTGTGAGTGATACCCGCACCTATGTGGTAATGGAAGAGGTTAAACAGACCAGCCGTCTGGTAATTAATACCCGCTAA